Proteins encoded in a region of the Stieleria neptunia genome:
- a CDS encoding sulfatase-like hydrolase/transferase, which yields MHSRIILSVAVCWFATTATSSQADESVAAQDRPLNVLLIMADDIGFECFSSYGSKEYDTPRIDALAKQGIRFTNAHSTPLCTPTRVNLMSGKSNVFNYQDFGIYPNGEPTFANHFQTHGYRTAVAGKWQLQGKQPGKGITPNEAGFETWCLWNIPGGARERYWKPSFVQNGRLLDLPPDSFGPDVMTDFLIDFITDDSDKPFLAYYPMILVHNPFVPTPDSEGGKRVDNAKRTVKQQKQNYVDMVAYMDQCVGRLVDALQASGQRDNTLVIFTGDNGTNAVLSSQLDRKTIKGGKGYTHDYGTHVPLVANLPGHIPPGQVNEDLIAFSDFFPTIVQAAGLPPKAIKDGDGRSFWPQCLGRPGHQRQWIYGYYFPRPYAAKLDNKYSHYEVRYARDKRYKLYDNGDLYDTIADVMEMAPLLIDNANTEQQAARDHLQRALDAYPTKGQAIRHDQVSSERKPGHKKRSND from the coding sequence ATGCATTCTCGAATTATCTTGTCAGTGGCCGTTTGCTGGTTCGCAACCACGGCGACATCTTCCCAGGCTGACGAGTCTGTCGCTGCACAGGACCGCCCGCTGAACGTTCTGCTGATCATGGCGGACGACATCGGCTTTGAATGCTTCAGCAGCTACGGCAGCAAGGAGTACGACACGCCGCGGATCGATGCGCTCGCAAAACAAGGCATCCGATTTACCAACGCCCACTCGACTCCGCTGTGCACGCCGACTCGGGTCAATCTGATGTCGGGCAAAAGCAACGTGTTCAACTACCAGGACTTTGGCATTTACCCCAACGGCGAACCGACGTTTGCCAACCACTTCCAAACCCATGGCTACCGCACGGCGGTGGCCGGCAAGTGGCAATTGCAAGGCAAGCAACCCGGAAAAGGCATCACACCCAACGAGGCGGGTTTCGAAACTTGGTGTCTGTGGAACATTCCCGGCGGCGCGCGAGAACGTTACTGGAAACCCTCGTTCGTCCAAAACGGCAGACTGTTGGATCTGCCGCCCGACTCGTTCGGCCCCGACGTGATGACCGATTTCCTAATCGACTTCATCACCGACGACAGCGACAAACCGTTTCTCGCCTACTACCCGATGATCCTGGTGCACAATCCATTCGTGCCCACCCCGGATAGCGAAGGCGGCAAGCGAGTCGACAATGCAAAGCGGACGGTCAAGCAGCAGAAACAGAACTACGTCGACATGGTCGCCTACATGGACCAGTGCGTGGGTCGGCTGGTCGATGCCCTGCAGGCCAGCGGGCAACGCGACAACACCCTCGTGATCTTTACCGGCGACAACGGCACCAACGCGGTACTCTCCTCCCAGCTTGATAGAAAGACGATCAAGGGCGGCAAGGGTTACACCCATGACTATGGCACGCACGTGCCGCTGGTGGCCAATCTGCCCGGTCACATCCCGCCGGGGCAAGTCAACGAAGACCTGATCGCGTTCTCCGATTTCTTCCCGACGATCGTTCAGGCGGCGGGACTGCCGCCGAAAGCAATCAAAGATGGCGATGGCAGGAGCTTCTGGCCCCAATGTCTCGGCCGGCCCGGCCACCAGCGTCAGTGGATCTATGGGTACTACTTTCCGCGTCCCTACGCCGCCAAGCTGGACAACAAGTACAGCCATTACGAAGTCCGCTACGCCCGCGACAAAAGATACAAGCTGTACGACAACGGCGACTTGTACGACACGATCGCCGACGTGATGGAGATGGCGCCCCTGCTGATCGACAACGCGAACACCGAACAGCAAGCCGCCCGCGACCACTTGCAACGTGCCCTGGATGCGTACCCGACGAAGGGGCAAGCCATCCGCCACGACCAAGTCAGCAGCGAGCGGAAACCGGGGCACAAGAAACGCTCCAACGACTGA
- a CDS encoding cytochrome c3 family protein, whose protein sequence is MSRKHVGILIAVTVLAATGCGLRSTDPATTEIDNADPPTVPAADERLPHQQTTLIAARPAVDRSGGYIGAESCQQCHQEYHQSWHESYHRTMTQPVTSEAAPAAIIDRSVVVEGRTYRFQRRHDQFFVELEDPIANGKRMTRRLVLMTGSHHMHIFWYESGFDQTPAQLPILFLTDQQRWIPRRSAFLRPPNMEKDHEMGRWNETCCQCHSTHPRTRPDPDDPTWDTRVSDFGITCEACHGPGESHAAFHQVDSGDAKPAADPIVNPLELPPDTRSDMCGQCHGIMMVNIDNAADQEEFFQFGRRFRPGEDLDEAYFLKVVRGSKEHWDSETFGKFNAMPGKFHGHFWPDGEVRVSGRDYTGMIESKCFQQGELSCLSCHTMHQQDVTLQTEWKNDQLKPEMRGDAACLQCHPSYKDLGTQHTHHPIDSAGSRCMNCHMPHTVYGILKTIRSHTISSPSVATTIDTGRPNACNLCHLDQTLGETATHLAAWYGHDKPELAPIEQNTAASLLYFLGGDAAQRVLQVNAFQWQPAREASGTDWMRFYLLMGMEDPYDAIRLISERAYRSLPGERGSDGSTLDYDFLDPPQVRGEKLRREYQKVLATPLKPNEALLVNPQGFLDRSRFGYLTKQRNGRPVYLQE, encoded by the coding sequence ATGAGTCGAAAACATGTGGGGATCTTGATCGCGGTGACCGTCTTGGCGGCGACCGGCTGCGGCCTTCGTTCGACCGATCCTGCGACAACGGAAATCGACAACGCCGACCCGCCGACGGTGCCCGCGGCGGATGAGCGATTGCCGCACCAGCAGACCACTTTGATCGCCGCCCGTCCCGCGGTCGACCGCAGTGGTGGGTATATCGGGGCCGAGTCCTGCCAGCAATGTCATCAGGAATACCATCAATCGTGGCACGAATCCTATCACCGCACGATGACCCAGCCGGTCACGTCGGAAGCCGCGCCGGCCGCGATCATCGATCGCAGCGTGGTGGTCGAGGGGCGGACGTACCGGTTCCAGCGTCGCCATGACCAGTTCTTCGTCGAGCTGGAGGATCCGATCGCAAACGGCAAACGTATGACGCGCCGTTTGGTGTTGATGACCGGATCACACCACATGCACATCTTTTGGTACGAATCCGGGTTCGACCAAACCCCCGCCCAGTTGCCGATCTTGTTCCTGACCGATCAGCAGCGATGGATCCCCAGACGGAGTGCGTTCCTGCGACCACCCAACATGGAAAAGGATCATGAAATGGGACGCTGGAACGAAACCTGTTGCCAATGTCATTCGACCCATCCCCGCACCCGTCCCGATCCCGACGATCCCACCTGGGACACGCGGGTTAGTGATTTTGGGATCACGTGTGAAGCCTGTCATGGGCCGGGCGAATCACACGCCGCGTTCCATCAAGTCGATTCCGGCGATGCAAAACCGGCGGCCGATCCGATCGTCAACCCGTTGGAATTGCCCCCCGACACTCGATCGGACATGTGCGGCCAATGTCACGGCATCATGATGGTCAACATCGATAATGCCGCCGATCAAGAAGAGTTCTTTCAATTCGGGCGTCGATTCCGCCCCGGAGAGGATCTGGACGAGGCGTATTTCTTGAAGGTCGTCCGTGGGAGCAAGGAGCATTGGGACAGCGAGACATTCGGCAAGTTCAACGCGATGCCGGGGAAATTTCATGGGCACTTTTGGCCCGACGGTGAGGTACGGGTGTCCGGACGCGATTACACCGGCATGATCGAGTCGAAGTGCTTCCAACAAGGCGAACTCTCGTGCCTGTCGTGCCACACGATGCACCAACAGGATGTCACGCTGCAGACCGAATGGAAAAACGACCAGCTGAAACCGGAGATGCGTGGCGACGCCGCGTGCCTGCAATGTCATCCGAGCTACAAAGATCTGGGGACGCAGCACACGCATCACCCCATCGATTCCGCAGGCAGTCGTTGCATGAATTGCCACATGCCGCACACCGTCTACGGGATTCTTAAAACCATTCGTTCGCACACCATCTCCAGCCCCTCGGTCGCCACGACCATCGACACCGGTCGCCCCAACGCATGCAACCTTTGTCACCTGGATCAGACGCTTGGAGAAACCGCGACGCATCTGGCCGCGTGGTATGGACATGACAAACCGGAATTGGCGCCGATCGAACAGAACACGGCCGCGTCGCTGTTGTATTTTCTCGGCGGCGATGCCGCGCAACGGGTGTTGCAAGTCAACGCGTTCCAATGGCAACCCGCTCGGGAAGCATCGGGGACCGATTGGATGCGATTTTATCTGCTGATGGGGATGGAAGATCCCTACGACGCCATTCGGCTGATCTCCGAACGCGCGTACCGGTCGCTTCCCGGTGAACGAGGTTCCGATGGATCAACGCTGGACTATGACTTTCTGGACCCGCCGCAAGTACGTGGGGAGAAGCTTCGACGTGAGTATCAAAAAGTCCTTGCGACGCCGCTGAAACCCAACGAGGCACTCCTGGTCAATCCGCAAGGGTTCCTGGACCGGTCGCGGTTTGGCTACTTGACCAAGCAACGCAACGGCCGACCCGTCTACTTGCAGGAATGA
- a CDS encoding redoxin family protein, giving the protein MPAIVHTTKGSVGFARFPAAVVATLAIGCLLGSPHCRFIAAGDARSTGRLKGIDLDGRLCRLGERGDSKAVVVTFMSTQCPISNSYVPQLNELSSKYRRSGVEFYGVISDPSVTRADAISHRATYKVRFPVLFDGSGELRLALAPTHTPQVFVLDHRGRVLYTGAIDDRYVQLGRKKEAAETSWLEDAVKSVVHGTPIAVASTKPIGCQMEEPPNKTREGSVTYTRDIAPIIQAHCSSCHRENQSAPFPLLTYDDVSSHANQIAEVTRDRYMPPWKPAPGFTRLRDEMRLSDHQIDLIDVWVESGKPEGDPADLPAPIRHVKGWKLGEPDLILEMQEAFTVPASGPDIRQYFVIPSRLTDDRLITAIDFHPDTPQAVHHASFYLDTRRAGRRLDEADPAPGYSGFGGPQFESQGTLTSWFPGMTPRKLPRGMGRLVAKGSDIVAEIHYVTTGKTERDRSKIGLYFAHRSARQLVVEVQVGNKDIEIPAGESHHHERASYTLPARTMLLDLVPHMHMLGSEVKVWAKSPDGRSKPLLWIKDWDFNWQGQYSFAKPVILPQGTQIIVDAWFDNSSDNPLNPNSPPATVRWGDNSTDEMLLCTFQCTCETMDELNELIDHQRRYISEAQKD; this is encoded by the coding sequence ATGCCAGCCATCGTCCACACAACGAAAGGGTCCGTCGGTTTTGCTCGTTTTCCAGCGGCAGTCGTCGCGACGCTCGCGATCGGCTGTCTGCTCGGCAGCCCCCATTGCAGATTCATTGCCGCCGGAGACGCGCGCTCGACGGGCCGGCTCAAAGGCATCGACTTGGACGGCCGACTCTGTCGACTCGGCGAACGCGGCGACTCGAAAGCCGTGGTCGTCACGTTCATGTCGACGCAATGCCCAATCAGCAACAGCTACGTGCCACAGTTGAATGAGCTGTCGTCGAAGTATCGGCGCAGCGGCGTGGAATTCTATGGCGTGATTTCCGATCCGTCGGTGACCCGCGCCGATGCAATCAGCCATCGCGCGACGTACAAGGTTCGCTTTCCCGTTCTGTTTGACGGTTCCGGCGAATTGCGTCTGGCGCTCGCGCCCACGCACACGCCACAGGTCTTTGTACTCGACCACCGCGGCCGGGTCCTTTACACCGGTGCGATCGATGACCGCTATGTGCAACTGGGGCGTAAAAAAGAAGCCGCCGAGACGTCGTGGCTGGAAGACGCGGTCAAATCCGTCGTCCATGGCACACCGATCGCTGTTGCGTCGACCAAACCGATCGGCTGCCAGATGGAGGAACCGCCCAACAAGACCCGCGAGGGTAGCGTGACGTACACGCGAGACATTGCGCCGATCATCCAGGCGCATTGTTCCTCCTGTCACCGTGAAAATCAGTCGGCGCCGTTCCCGTTGTTGACCTACGACGATGTCAGCAGCCATGCCAACCAAATCGCCGAAGTCACCCGCGACCGTTACATGCCGCCGTGGAAACCCGCCCCGGGATTCACGCGACTGCGCGACGAGATGCGGCTCTCCGATCATCAAATCGACCTGATCGACGTCTGGGTCGAATCGGGCAAACCCGAAGGCGACCCGGCCGATTTGCCGGCCCCGATCCGACATGTCAAGGGATGGAAACTCGGCGAGCCGGACTTGATCCTCGAGATGCAAGAAGCGTTCACTGTTCCCGCCAGCGGCCCCGACATCCGACAATACTTTGTGATCCCGTCACGACTGACCGACGACCGGCTGATCACCGCCATCGACTTCCATCCCGACACGCCACAAGCGGTTCATCATGCAAGCTTCTATCTCGACACCCGGCGTGCCGGACGACGTTTGGATGAAGCTGACCCGGCACCGGGGTACAGCGGCTTTGGCGGTCCCCAATTTGAATCCCAAGGCACACTGACCAGTTGGTTCCCCGGGATGACGCCCCGCAAGCTGCCCCGCGGGATGGGCCGGTTGGTGGCCAAGGGCAGTGACATCGTCGCCGAAATTCACTACGTGACGACGGGAAAAACCGAACGTGACCGTTCCAAGATCGGGCTCTATTTCGCGCACCGTTCGGCCCGACAACTGGTCGTCGAAGTCCAGGTGGGCAACAAGGACATCGAGATTCCCGCCGGCGAGTCACACCATCACGAACGAGCCAGCTACACGCTACCGGCCCGGACGATGCTGTTGGATCTGGTCCCGCACATGCACATGCTCGGCAGCGAAGTGAAGGTCTGGGCCAAATCACCCGACGGCCGCAGCAAGCCGCTGTTATGGATCAAAGACTGGGACTTCAATTGGCAGGGACAGTATTCGTTTGCCAAACCCGTGATCCTACCACAAGGGACACAGATCATCGTCGACGCCTGGTTTGACAATTCGTCCGACAATCCACTCAACCCCAACTCACCCCCGGCGACCGTCCGCTGGGGCGACAACTCGACCGACGAAATGCTGCTGTGCACGTTCCAATGCACCTGCGAAACGATGGACGAACTCAACGAGTTGATCGACCACCAACGCCGCTACATCAGCGAGGCACAAAAGGACTAA
- a CDS encoding SRPBCC family protein: protein MSKKTLQVSVSIDRDPETVIGFISDLRNRMKYLQSLKGASNLQGEPGEVTKSWDWKWDLLGQEFQGSAKTVQHEPGRCYSFVTEGGIESQFTYRAEPEAAGTKLTVTVEAEIPAALAGVEGLDELLAGAAERGQQSMQKLKSLLEQ from the coding sequence ATGTCCAAAAAAACGCTTCAGGTCTCTGTTTCCATTGATCGCGATCCAGAGACCGTGATCGGTTTCATTAGCGATCTTCGCAATCGCATGAAATACCTTCAGTCGCTCAAGGGCGCCTCCAATCTCCAAGGTGAACCGGGCGAGGTCACCAAGAGCTGGGATTGGAAGTGGGATCTGCTCGGCCAAGAATTCCAGGGCAGCGCCAAGACGGTCCAGCACGAGCCCGGACGTTGCTACTCATTTGTCACCGAGGGCGGCATCGAAAGTCAATTCACCTATCGCGCCGAACCCGAAGCAGCGGGCACCAAGTTGACCGTGACCGTCGAAGCCGAAATCCCGGCGGCGCTGGCGGGGGTCGAAGGTCTGGACGAATTGTTGGCCGGCGCCGCGGAGCGTGGACAACAATCGATGCAGAAGCTGAAGTCGCTGTTGGAACAATAA
- a CDS encoding B12-binding domain-containing radical SAM protein has protein sequence MKIGLIAMSGIRCCDEELLRKGLTLPGFVERSETIASLPSLGLLTLAGMIPDQDSVEYFEVQDLKQLDPLPENLDLVAISSFSAQIPEAYTLADQFRARGIPVVLGGLHVTSLPDEALRHGDAVVIGEGEVVWRDLLDDARAGKLRRRYSSFDVAEFDLADAPMPAYELLDITKYNRLTVQTSRGCPRRCEFCASSILLTRRYKQKPIPKVLAELDRICELWPRPFIEFADDNSFIHRAYWKELLPQLKQRRVKWFAETDLSVHEDEGLLRMMRDSGCAEVLIGLESPILPGLKGIELKNDWKRRQWPHYIEAVERIQGNGIRVNGCFILGLDGQGTDIFDAVYDFAEQAKLYDVQITYQTPFPGTPLYARLEKDNRLLYPGAWERCTLFDLNYQPTPMSADELQQGFHELAERLYCEDFTQWRRKQFAKHYLYSRRHKRDDPLPVS, from the coding sequence ATGAAAATCGGCTTGATTGCAATGAGCGGCATTCGCTGCTGCGACGAGGAGTTGCTGCGCAAAGGGTTGACGCTGCCCGGCTTTGTCGAACGCAGCGAAACCATCGCGTCGCTGCCCAGCCTGGGACTGTTGACCCTGGCCGGCATGATCCCCGACCAGGATTCGGTCGAATACTTCGAGGTGCAAGACCTGAAGCAACTCGACCCGCTGCCCGAGAATCTGGACCTGGTGGCCATCTCCAGCTTTAGTGCCCAAATCCCCGAGGCCTACACGCTGGCCGATCAATTCCGCGCACGCGGCATCCCCGTCGTACTCGGTGGACTGCATGTCACTTCACTGCCCGACGAAGCGCTTCGGCACGGTGACGCGGTGGTGATCGGCGAAGGCGAAGTGGTCTGGCGCGACCTGCTTGACGACGCCCGCGCCGGCAAACTGCGGCGCCGCTACAGTTCCTTTGACGTCGCCGAATTCGATCTCGCCGACGCGCCGATGCCGGCGTATGAATTGCTGGACATCACCAAGTACAACCGGCTGACGGTGCAAACCAGTCGCGGCTGTCCGAGGCGTTGCGAATTTTGTGCGTCCAGCATCTTGCTGACACGGCGCTACAAACAAAAACCCATCCCAAAAGTCCTCGCCGAACTCGATCGCATCTGCGAACTCTGGCCGCGTCCCTTCATCGAGTTTGCCGACGACAATTCGTTCATTCATCGCGCGTACTGGAAAGAGTTGTTGCCCCAGTTGAAACAGCGGCGGGTGAAGTGGTTCGCCGAAACGGATCTGTCGGTACACGAAGACGAGGGACTGTTGCGAATGATGCGCGACAGTGGATGCGCCGAAGTGCTGATCGGATTGGAAAGCCCGATCTTGCCGGGATTGAAAGGCATTGAACTGAAGAACGATTGGAAGCGCCGACAATGGCCGCACTACATCGAGGCGGTGGAGCGGATCCAGGGCAACGGCATCCGCGTCAACGGTTGCTTTATCTTGGGCCTGGATGGTCAGGGAACCGACATCTTTGACGCCGTGTACGACTTTGCCGAGCAGGCCAAACTGTATGACGTTCAGATCACCTACCAGACGCCGTTTCCCGGCACACCGCTGTACGCGCGTTTGGAGAAGGACAATCGCTTGCTGTATCCCGGCGCGTGGGAACGATGCACGCTGTTCGATCTAAACTATCAACCCACGCCGATGTCGGCCGACGAACTGCAGCAAGGCTTTCACGAGCTTGCCGAACGACTCTACTGCGAGGACTTCACCCAATGGCGACGAAAGCAATTCGCAAAGCACTACCTGTATTCACGCCGCCACAAGCGGGACGACCCACTGCCTGTTTCCTAG
- a CDS encoding efflux RND transporter permease subunit: protein MGLIDFSLRNRFAVLAGSIALCVLGAAVIPGITIDILPDFKKPVVVSFFSYPGLPTMDMEKSVTSRVERALTLAGKIEHQESRTVPGAAVIKVFFQPGADASSAMNDIVNLEASDMFHLPPGIEWPFTLRSEPANLPVVLAAISGEGLSESQLYQIGYYAVRNKMGGLKGVQIPHPFGGKFRQMMVYVDPAKLQAYHVSATDVVDAMRKSNLVLAAGTARLGGTDYQIHPRNTLPTIEEIEAIPITVRDDRPIFIRDVGRVVDDAALQYNIVRVNGKRSVYCPLLREPGENTIAVVDRIYEGIGSEIPKMKERGDIPESTEVTLVSDQSSYIRKAMANLQTQIGLGALLVAIVVLVFLRRLLPTVIIVAVIVFAVLIGALGFAFSGQTINVMTLGGLALAIGTVVDAGIVVVENVIRHQRMGKSALDAARDGTAEVSGAILAGTVTTLAVFLPAVFLTGMIKYLFTPLSLAATLTIGASYILALTVVPAFCATFIREKVGAKTSDTDRGDAMPRGLYGRLLGGAMKVPAVSALVIVVAVGATFLLWPRIGTELFPSVDSGSFELRLKTLPGTELIETEKLVARIEETIKEVIPEDEIETLIANIGLPVGKGAGFSTVLSSNSGPDTAYVIVNLKQDGRSTSTNTYINQLREKLAADYPLEEFLFVSGGIVNMALNEGVPTPISVQVSAGTLGQCRDAAERIVRAIRPIAGTEDVQIAQSLDYPQFDVQVDRTRAKYLGLDQEEVAQTVLTALGSSVGYSPTIWIDPKSGVDFFMGVQYENNTFESLDEIRNIPLSLNTPDGPITIPLSNVATVNRVNIPGEIAHYNISRVNDVHVNVSGRDIGSVAADIEATLADMEFENGVGVTLRGPVEKMRSGMNLLGAGLAVATLLVYLVLMAQFRSFVDPLIIMLAVPLGIGGVLLVLFLTGTTINIQSLMGTLMMIGVVVNNSILLVEFANRRRADGLSPHDAALSAAGVRLRPILMTSLTLVASMLPLSFQLAPGNEAMIPLARALMGGMIVSTLLTLVLVPCVYSLVHRKSAPA from the coding sequence ATGGGATTGATTGATTTTTCGCTACGCAACCGCTTTGCCGTTCTGGCCGGTTCGATCGCCCTGTGCGTGCTCGGGGCCGCCGTCATCCCCGGCATCACGATCGACATCTTGCCGGACTTCAAAAAACCAGTCGTTGTCAGTTTCTTTTCCTATCCCGGTCTACCGACGATGGACATGGAAAAGTCCGTCACGTCACGCGTCGAACGCGCGCTCACCCTGGCGGGCAAAATCGAACACCAGGAATCGCGCACCGTGCCCGGCGCCGCCGTCATCAAAGTGTTCTTTCAACCCGGTGCCGACGCCAGTTCGGCGATGAACGACATCGTCAACCTGGAAGCCAGTGACATGTTCCACTTGCCGCCGGGCATCGAGTGGCCGTTCACCCTCCGCAGCGAACCGGCCAACCTGCCGGTCGTGCTTGCGGCGATCTCCGGCGAAGGGCTCAGCGAATCCCAGCTCTACCAGATCGGTTACTACGCCGTGCGGAACAAGATGGGCGGACTCAAGGGCGTCCAGATTCCACACCCCTTCGGTGGCAAGTTCCGCCAGATGATGGTGTACGTCGACCCGGCAAAACTGCAGGCGTACCACGTCAGCGCGACCGATGTGGTCGACGCGATGCGAAAATCAAACCTTGTGCTCGCCGCCGGCACGGCGCGACTGGGCGGGACCGACTACCAAATCCATCCCCGCAACACCTTGCCGACGATCGAAGAGATCGAAGCGATTCCGATCACCGTCCGCGACGACCGGCCCATCTTCATCCGTGATGTCGGCCGCGTCGTCGATGATGCGGCACTGCAATACAACATCGTTCGCGTCAATGGAAAACGCAGCGTCTACTGTCCGTTGCTCCGCGAACCCGGCGAAAACACGATCGCCGTGGTCGACCGCATCTACGAAGGCATCGGCAGCGAAATCCCCAAGATGAAGGAACGGGGCGATATCCCCGAGTCGACCGAAGTCACGTTGGTGTCGGACCAGTCCAGCTACATCCGTAAAGCGATGGCCAACCTGCAGACCCAAATCGGCTTGGGCGCGCTGTTGGTCGCGATCGTCGTGCTCGTTTTCCTCCGCCGTTTGCTGCCGACGGTGATCATCGTCGCGGTCATCGTGTTTGCCGTGCTGATCGGTGCACTCGGGTTTGCGTTCAGCGGCCAAACCATCAACGTGATGACCCTGGGCGGACTGGCACTGGCGATCGGTACGGTCGTCGACGCGGGAATCGTCGTCGTCGAAAACGTGATCCGTCACCAACGGATGGGCAAGTCCGCACTCGATGCGGCGCGCGACGGGACGGCGGAAGTCTCCGGCGCCATCCTGGCGGGAACCGTCACCACGCTCGCCGTGTTTCTGCCCGCCGTGTTTTTGACCGGGATGATCAAGTACCTGTTCACACCGCTTTCATTGGCCGCCACGCTCACCATCGGTGCATCCTACATCTTGGCACTGACCGTCGTGCCGGCCTTCTGTGCGACATTCATCCGCGAAAAGGTCGGCGCCAAAACCAGCGACACCGACCGCGGTGATGCGATGCCCAGGGGACTCTATGGACGACTGCTCGGCGGAGCGATGAAAGTGCCCGCCGTGAGCGCACTGGTGATCGTCGTTGCCGTCGGCGCCACGTTCCTGTTGTGGCCGCGGATCGGAACCGAACTGTTCCCCAGTGTCGATTCGGGATCGTTCGAATTGCGTCTGAAAACGCTGCCCGGGACCGAGTTGATCGAGACCGAAAAACTGGTCGCGCGGATCGAAGAGACGATCAAAGAAGTGATTCCCGAAGACGAAATCGAAACGCTGATCGCGAACATCGGGTTGCCCGTTGGTAAAGGCGCCGGGTTCTCGACCGTGCTCAGTTCCAATTCCGGCCCCGACACGGCCTACGTGATCGTGAACCTGAAACAGGACGGCCGATCGACCAGCACCAACACCTACATCAATCAGCTGCGTGAAAAGCTGGCGGCCGACTATCCGTTGGAAGAATTCCTGTTCGTCTCCGGAGGCATCGTCAACATGGCGCTCAACGAAGGCGTACCGACTCCGATCAGCGTCCAAGTCTCCGCCGGCACACTGGGACAATGCCGCGACGCGGCCGAGCGAATCGTCCGCGCCATCCGTCCGATTGCGGGAACCGAAGACGTTCAAATCGCGCAGTCGCTGGACTACCCACAATTTGACGTCCAAGTCGATCGAACACGCGCCAAGTACTTGGGGCTGGACCAAGAAGAGGTCGCACAAACGGTGTTGACTGCGCTCGGATCCAGCGTCGGCTATTCACCGACCATTTGGATCGATCCCAAATCCGGCGTCGACTTCTTCATGGGTGTTCAATACGAAAACAACACCTTCGAATCGCTCGACGAAATCCGCAACATTCCGCTGTCGCTCAATACGCCCGACGGTCCGATCACGATTCCGTTGTCCAACGTGGCGACGGTCAATCGAGTCAACATCCCCGGCGAGATCGCCCACTACAACATCTCCCGCGTCAACGACGTCCACGTCAACGTCTCCGGCCGTGATATCGGTTCGGTCGCCGCCGACATCGAAGCGACGCTGGCCGACATGGAATTCGAAAACGGCGTCGGCGTCACGCTTCGCGGCCCGGTCGAAAAAATGCGTTCCGGCATGAATCTGCTGGGCGCCGGCCTGGCGGTCGCAACGCTGTTGGTCTATCTGGTGCTGATGGCGCAGTTCCGCTCCTTTGTCGATCCGCTGATCATCATGCTGGCCGTGCCGCTGGGGATCGGTGGCGTGCTGTTGGTGCTGTTCTTGACCGGCACGACGATCAACATTCAATCCTTGATGGGAACGCTGATGATGATCGGCGTGGTGGTCAACAATTCGATCCTGTTGGTCGAGTTTGCCAATCGTCGTCGCGCTGATGGACTCTCCCCCCACGACGCGGCGCTTTCGGCGGCCGGCGTCCGTTTGCGACCGATCCTGATGACCTCACTGACGCTGGTTGCATCGATGTTGCCCCTGTCGTTCCAGCTCGCCCCGGGCAACGAGGCCATGATTCCACTGGCCCGAGCCCTGATGGGCGGCATGATTGTCAGCACTCTGCTGACACTGGTTCTCGTGCCCTGCGTCTACTCGCTCGTGCACCGCAAGTCCGCCCCGGCGTAG